One region of Verrucomicrobiota bacterium genomic DNA includes:
- the ltrA gene encoding group II intron reverse transcriptase/maturase translates to MNMDSSMCASSGNAPHWEQLDWPQCERHVRRLQARIVKATREGRWGKVKALQRLLTHSFSGKALAVKRVTENQGKRTPGVDGVIWKTPGARHKAIGSLRRRGYQPQPLRRVHIPKANGKLRPLGIPTMKDRAMQALHLLALEPIAETLGDSHSYGFRTGRSTADAIEQCFSVLSRQNHAPWVLEGDIRGCFDYLSHEWMLDRIPTDTEVLRRWLKAGYVENRTLFPTEAGTPQGGIISPTLANMTLDGLEQLLKVAFRRRRDGARQYRLKVNLIRYADDFFITGPTKDVLENEVRPLVEQFLRDRGLQLSPEKTCITSIEEGFDFLGQNLRKYDGKLLIKPSKKNTHVFLEKVRTIIQTNVTATQEVLIRQLNPVIRGWANYHQSIVAADTFSKVDHVLWQSLWRWAKRRHPNKSSQWVMRKYWHPIGRRKWTFAVDTGDRTPTGQIVWLKLRHAVETKIRRHPQIKGTANPFDQRWRRYFEDRAFLKRFGIHRCEAGIKPS, encoded by the coding sequence ATGAACATGGATTCGTCCATGTGTGCATCCTCCGGCAACGCACCACACTGGGAACAGTTGGACTGGCCGCAGTGTGAACGCCACGTCAGAAGGCTGCAAGCACGCATCGTCAAGGCAACACGGGAAGGCCGCTGGGGCAAGGTGAAAGCCTTGCAACGGCTGCTGACCCATTCGTTTTCCGGCAAAGCCTTGGCCGTGAAACGAGTGACGGAAAATCAAGGCAAGAGAACGCCCGGAGTGGATGGAGTCATCTGGAAAACTCCGGGAGCTAGACACAAAGCCATCGGATCGTTACGACGACGCGGGTATCAACCACAACCGCTGCGCCGCGTTCACATCCCGAAAGCCAACGGCAAGTTGCGTCCACTCGGTATCCCGACGATGAAAGACCGCGCCATGCAAGCGTTGCATTTGCTGGCGTTGGAACCCATCGCCGAGACGCTGGGGGATTCACACTCCTACGGCTTTCGCACGGGACGCAGCACGGCGGACGCGATTGAGCAATGTTTCAGTGTGCTCAGTCGGCAGAACCACGCGCCGTGGGTTTTGGAAGGCGACATTCGCGGCTGCTTCGATTATCTCAGCCACGAATGGATGCTGGATCGGATTCCCACGGACACGGAAGTTCTGCGGCGCTGGTTGAAAGCCGGCTACGTCGAGAATCGAACCTTGTTCCCCACGGAGGCGGGCACGCCGCAAGGCGGCATCATCTCGCCGACGCTGGCGAACATGACCTTGGACGGATTGGAGCAACTCCTGAAAGTCGCCTTTCGCAGGCGGCGCGACGGAGCCAGGCAATACCGGCTCAAGGTCAACCTCATTCGTTACGCGGATGACTTCTTTATCACCGGCCCGACCAAGGACGTGCTGGAAAATGAAGTCCGACCATTGGTCGAGCAGTTTCTGCGCGACCGTGGTTTGCAGCTCTCGCCCGAGAAAACCTGCATCACGTCTATCGAAGAAGGGTTCGACTTCCTCGGACAAAACCTCCGCAAGTATGACGGCAAGCTGCTCATCAAGCCGTCGAAGAAGAATACGCATGTCTTCTTGGAGAAAGTCCGAACGATCATCCAGACGAATGTGACCGCGACACAGGAGGTGCTGATTCGTCAACTCAACCCCGTGATCCGGGGTTGGGCGAACTATCACCAATCCATCGTGGCCGCGGACACCTTCAGCAAGGTGGATCATGTGTTGTGGCAAAGTCTCTGGCGCTGGGCCAAACGCCGACATCCGAACAAATCGAGCCAATGGGTAATGCGAAAATACTGGCATCCCATCGGACGACGCAAGTGGACGTTTGCGGTGGACACTGGCGACCGAACCCCGACTGGCCAAATCGTTTGGTTGAAGCTGCGACACGCAGTCGAAACCAAGATACGGCGACATCCGCAGATCAAAGGCACGGCCAATCCGTTTGATCAGCGCTGGCGTAGGTATTTTGAAGACCGTGCGTTTCTCAAGCGATTCGGCATACATCGGTGCGAAGCCGGGATTAAACCGTCGTGA
- a CDS encoding MFS transporter, whose protein sequence is MSAGPASRFGAWKWWVCGLLLLATTINYMDRQTLANAAVRIVNEFKLSKEQYGDLELAFGWAFAVGSLLFGFIADRVSVRWLYPAVLFAWSLMGFLTAWTTNYNQLLFCRTLLGLFEAGHWPCALKTTHLLLSERDRTM, encoded by the coding sequence ATGAGCGCAGGGCCCGCATCACGCTTCGGCGCCTGGAAGTGGTGGGTTTGCGGCCTGTTGCTGCTTGCCACGACCATCAACTACATGGACCGCCAGACGCTGGCGAATGCGGCGGTCCGCATCGTCAACGAGTTCAAGCTCTCGAAGGAGCAATATGGCGACCTCGAACTCGCCTTCGGATGGGCCTTCGCCGTTGGCTCGCTTCTGTTCGGATTCATCGCGGACCGTGTCAGCGTGCGCTGGCTGTATCCGGCGGTGCTGTTCGCCTGGTCGCTGATGGGATTTCTCACCGCGTGGACGACGAATTATAACCAGCTTCTCTTCTGCCGCACGTTGCTTGGGCTATTCGAGGCCGGCCACTGGCCCTGCGCGCTGAAGACCACGCATCTCCTGCTTTCGGAGCGAGACCGCACCATG
- a CDS encoding cyclic nucleotide-binding domain-containing protein: MNPETLQQVRATPLFAGLDDAQIGCIEPGEVIDVPVGTVLVTEGEHSAFFFLVLAGEIRLTRTYDKQSILMGAIKPGNYTGETTLLLDIPWLATARVSKPARLFRLGEDDFWHMLSTCRSVAREIFRSAANKVRNMEGYSQQREKLASLGTMAAGLAHELNNPAAAARRAAAHLQETTDKVQQLLCSLTKTLGHDHWQHLLPASQDALERLTHAPVLDHLERSDRAEAIAAWLETHGMASAYELAPTFVSAGLDSVWLEELTSKLPAASRADALGWLGARINLKSLLGQVEQSTGRIAELVKAVKSYSYMDQSPMQEVDIHEGLDSTLTMLGHKLKNVTLMRAFDRSLPRIPAYGSELNQVWTNLIDNAIHAVNGTGRICVGTCLADNQLLVEIVDNGAGIPPEVQAHMFEPFFTTKPVGSGTGLGLIISNRIVADRHGGEIEFESKPGETRFKVRLPLHRSEPSILQPNGSSTNQLNDTTPITQSLELRAKPLGFPEK, from the coding sequence ATGAATCCGGAAACGCTCCAGCAAGTCCGCGCCACCCCGCTGTTTGCCGGACTGGACGACGCACAAATCGGCTGCATTGAACCCGGCGAAGTGATTGATGTGCCCGTCGGAACCGTGTTGGTAACCGAAGGCGAACACTCTGCGTTTTTCTTCTTGGTTCTCGCAGGCGAAATTCGTCTCACACGGACTTATGATAAACAGAGCATTCTCATGGGGGCCATCAAGCCCGGTAACTACACCGGTGAAACCACATTGCTTCTGGACATTCCGTGGCTCGCGACGGCGCGCGTGTCCAAGCCGGCCAGATTGTTTCGTCTCGGCGAGGATGATTTCTGGCACATGCTGAGCACCTGTCGCTCGGTGGCCCGGGAGATTTTTCGCAGTGCCGCCAACAAGGTCCGCAACATGGAAGGCTATTCGCAGCAGCGGGAAAAGCTCGCCTCTCTCGGCACCATGGCGGCCGGGCTGGCGCACGAGCTTAATAATCCAGCGGCGGCCGCACGCCGCGCCGCCGCGCATTTGCAGGAGACCACGGACAAAGTGCAACAGCTCCTCTGCAGCCTGACCAAAACCTTGGGGCATGACCATTGGCAGCACCTTTTGCCAGCCTCGCAAGATGCCTTGGAACGGCTCACACACGCTCCCGTCCTCGACCATCTCGAACGCAGTGACCGTGCTGAAGCCATTGCTGCCTGGCTCGAAACCCACGGGATGGCGTCGGCCTATGAATTGGCTCCCACGTTTGTCAGCGCCGGTTTGGACTCAGTGTGGCTTGAAGAATTGACAAGCAAACTTCCGGCCGCGAGCCGTGCTGATGCTCTGGGCTGGCTGGGAGCGCGCATCAATTTGAAATCGTTGCTGGGCCAGGTTGAGCAAAGCACCGGACGCATTGCGGAACTGGTGAAGGCCGTCAAATCCTATTCGTACATGGATCAATCGCCGATGCAGGAGGTGGACATCCACGAAGGCCTCGATAGCACCTTGACGATGCTCGGCCACAAATTGAAAAACGTGACGCTTATGCGGGCCTTTGATCGTTCGTTGCCGCGCATTCCGGCGTATGGCAGCGAACTCAACCAAGTTTGGACCAACCTTATTGACAACGCCATTCATGCTGTCAACGGCACCGGCAGAATCTGCGTTGGCACCTGCCTCGCAGACAATCAACTTCTGGTGGAAATCGTTGACAACGGTGCAGGCATTCCCCCGGAAGTGCAGGCGCACATGTTCGAGCCTTTCTTTACCACCAAGCCCGTCGGCAGTGGCACCGGCCTCGGCCTGATCATAAGTAACCGCATCGTGGCCGACCGGCATGGCGGTGAAATTGAGTTTGAATCCAAGCCCGGTGAGACTCGCTTCAAAGTCCGGTTACCCTTGCATCGCAGCGAACCTTCGATTCTGCAACCCAATGGCTCTTCAACCAACCAACTAAATGATACCACACCCATCACACAGAGTCTTGAATTGCGGGCAAAGCCCTTGGGTTTCCCTGAAAAGTGA